From the Mustelus asterias chromosome 22, sMusAst1.hap1.1, whole genome shotgun sequence genome, one window contains:
- the LOC144510229 gene encoding FHF complex subunit HOOK interacting protein 2A-like — translation MFSKLTALLQQAVDTGEEPIQLLDSFISHWKGITNYYIVTTDDTLPVKQTDIPWRLRQMLDILVYEEKQMERGETGPCMEYLLQHKILETLCTLAKAGYPPGMKQQVLLLITKLLGQIQQPLLPHINVHRPVQKLIRLCGEGPGSKTEKEEVQFLTTVCAKLSQNPYLINFFIEKKNPADYRRLPSCSLEENRGQRDHAGRTESPASSSSQGVGCSQPNPSPVTCPSSTRLNPEGEGSQQDKNLHSALLTLTASEKTQYALKACEGLLLLAMLPEEVAASYMVESTALCRTLTNRLSDLYRLIPDSIDPGQVEALGRVNWRSHYAASRAEDADSFPGKEAVMSFFSWLDYCDQLVKEAHQVTAAAVVQEIRRYFFVKVLEPQLLQVSEVGILSSTALLMGVVTHITSPRLLDELVLFLLGEEREAEVPVDPACHQLRYQLIDRCNHLSDEISMATLRFFEQLLQKPQEHIIYNLVLRNLRGRCYIGNSTGHEDRAAEGEQLDETE, via the exons GGTGAAGAGCCCATTCAGCTGCTGGACTCCTTCATCAGCCACTGGAAAGGGATCACCAACTATTACATTGTGACCACAG ATGATACCCTCCCGGTGAAACAGACAGACATCCCATGGCGGCTGAGGCAGATGCTGGACATTCTGGTTTACGAGGAGAAGCAGATGGAAAGGGGAGAGACGGGGCCGTGTATGGAGTACCTCCTGCAGCACAAGATACTGGAGACTCTCTGCACTCTGGCCAAAGCTGGG TATCCCCCTGGCATGAAACAGCAAGTGCTGCTCTTAATCACCAAACTATTGGGGCAGATTCAGCAGccgttgctgcctcacatcaaCGTGCACCGCCCTGTGCAG AAGTTAATTCGGTTGTGCGGCGAGGGCCCAGGGTCCAAAACAGAAAAGGAGGAAGTGCAGTTTCTGACCACAGTCTGTGCGAAACTCAGCCAGAATCCCTACTTGATCAACTTCTTCATTGAG AAGAAGAATCCCGCTGATTACAGAAGATTGCCATCCTGCTCCTTGGAGGAGAACAGAGGTCAGCGAGACCACGCCGGCCGGACGGAATCGCCAGCGTCCAGCTCGTCCCAAGGGGTCGGCTGCTCGCAGCCTAATCCATCTCCCGTGACGTGCCCAAGCTCCACACGCCTCAATCCCGAGGGGGAAGGCAGCCAGCAAGACAAGAACCTGCACAGTGCCCTGCTGACTCTGACTGCAAGTGAG AAAACTCAGTATGCACTGAAGGCCTGCGAAGGCTTGCTCCTGTTGGCCATGCTCCCAGAGGAAGTGGCAGCAAGCTACATGGTGGAAAGCACAGCGCTGTGTCGCACACTGACCAACAGACTATCTGATCTCTACAGGCTGATACCGGACTCCATCGACCCTGGTCAAGTTGAGGCGTTGGGAAGAGTAAACTGGCG GtcgcactatgctgccagccggGCAGAAGATGCTGATTCCTTTCCAGGTAAAGAGGCTGTGATGTCTTTCTTCTCGTGGTTGGACTACTGTGACCAGCTGGTGAAGGAAGCCCATCAG GTAACTGCTGCCGCTGTGGTCCAGGAAATCAGGAGGTATTTCTTTGTCAAAGTCTTGGAGCCGCAACTCTTGCAGGT GTCTGAGGTCGGGATCCTCTCGTCCACGGCGCTGCTTATGGGGGTCGTGACTCACATTACGTCACCCCGGTTGCTGGATGAACTTGTTCTCTTCTTGCTGGGagaggaaagagaggcagaggtGCCTGTGGACCCGGCCTGCCACCAGCTGCGTTACCAGCTAATAGATCGCTGCAACCACCTCTCTGATGAG ATCAGCATGGCCACACTAAGGTTCTTCGAGCAGCTCCTGCAGAAACCTCAGGAACACATCATTTATAACCTGGTGCTCCGGAATCTGAGAGGCCGCTGCTACATTGGAAACAGTACCGGGCACGAGGACAGAGCTGCGGAGGGTGAACAACTGGATGAAACCGAGTGA